GCCCTGACCGAGCCGAAGCGGCACCACGCCCTGCACGGTCTCGTCGCGTGGACCGACTTCCGCACGGTGTCCCACGAGCCCGACCGGGCCGTCCTCGCCACCACGGTGGCCGCCCAGGAGGGCTACCCCTTCCGCGTGGAGGTCCTCGTCGCGTTCCACCTCGACGCAGACGGGCTCCACACCACGATCACGGGCACGAACACGGGCGGTGCCGCAGCGCCGTGGGGGACCGGGCCGCACCCGTACCTGGTCGGTGGGGCCGGCCGGGTGGACGACTGGACCCTGACGCTGCCCGCGGCCCGGGTGCTCGAGGTGACCGAGGACCGCCTCGCCCCGACGGGCCTCGCGGACGTGCACGACGCGTTCGACCTCCGCACCCCCACGCCCATCGGTGACCGGTTCATCGACCACGCCTTCACGGACTTCGACCGCGACGACGCCGGCACCGCCACCATCGTGCTCACCGCCGCCGACGGACACGGGGTCCGCGTCGCGTTCGGTCCGGAGTGCCCGTGGGTCCAGGTCCACACTGCCGACCACGTCGTACCCGAGTACCACCGCGCCGGCCTGGCCGTCGAGCCGATGACCTGCGCCCCCGACGCGTTCAACGCCGGCGCGGACGCGGGCCTCGTCGTGCTCGAGCCCGGTGCGTCCCACGCCGCCTCGTGGACGATCGCGGCGGTCTGACCGGAGCGCGGGTCGTCGTCCGTCGGCTGACCGACGGCACGGGCGCCGCGCCGGACCTCGGGGCGATGTGCGCCGCGACCCCGGCGGACGTCGTCTGGCTCGACTCGGCACTGCCGACCGGTGCGCCGGACACCGCCCACGATCGAGCCCGCTGGTCGGTGGTCGCGTGCACGGACGGGCCGTTCGCGACGCGCTTCCGGCACGAGGACCGGCTGGCCCACATCTCCGTCAGCCCGGCCGCCGAGCGCTGGTTCGACGGGACCCGGACCGAGGACCGGCCCGCCTTCGTGGTGCTCGCCGACCTGCTCGACCGGACGCCGCGGCTCGACGCCCCGGTGGACGGCTGCGGCTTCGCGCTCGGCTGGGTCGGGTTCCTCGGCCACGAGCTCGGCCGCGAGGTCGACGGCCCCGACCGGACCGCTGACGGCCACGCCGACGCCGACCTGCGGTTCGTCGACCGTGCGGTCGTCGTCGACGCGCGCGGTGGCACGTGGGCCCTCGCGCTCGTCGACCCGGCAGAGGCGGCGGCCAGCGCGGCGAACCGGGCGTGGCTCGACGCGGTGCCGGTGCCGGTCCCGACGACTGCAGCGGGATCGGCGGACGCCGCCACGATCCTCCCGTCCGGCACGGCGACCGGCCGCGTCCCGCGCGCCGCGTACGAGACGGCGGTCGAGGTCTGCCGTGCGGAGATCCGCGAGGGCAACGCGTTCCAGGTCTGCCTCACCACCGCCTTCGCGGTCGGCCTGGAGGCGCGGGTCGGGTCCGGCACGGACCCGCACCTGGACGAGTACCTGCGGCTGCGTGCCGTCGACCCCGTCCCGTTCGGCGCCTACCTGCGACTCGGCCCGCTGCGGGTCGCGAGCCGGTCCCCGGAGCGGTTCCTGCGCATCGAGGCGACCGGGCGCGTGGTCGCGGAACCCATCAAGGGGACCCGTCCGCGCGACCCCGACCCGGAGCGGGACCTGGCCGTGCGGACCGGGCTCGCGGCGAGTGCGAAGGACCGCGCCGAGAACGTGATGATCGTCGACCTGCTCCGGAACGACCTGCTGCGTTCGGCGCGGCCGGGGTCGGTCCGGGTGGAGCGCCTGTGCGACGTCGAGACGTACGCGAGCGTGCACCAGCTGGTGTCGACGGTCACGGCGGTGCTGCCGGACGGGACGTCACGGGCCGAGGTCGTGCGCGCGGCCTTCCCGCCTGGGTCGATGACGGGCGCGCCGAAGCCGAGCGCGTCGGCGATCGCGGACCGGCTCGAAGGGGCGCCGCGCGGGGTGTACTCGGGGGCGATCGGGTACTTCTCGGCGGACGGCTCGGTCGACCTGTCGGTGGCCATCCGCACACTGGTGACGGTCCTCGACGACGCGGGCGCGGTGCGGACGAGGACGTTCGGGGCCGGGGGTGCGGTGACGTGGTCCTCGGTGGCGGCGGACGAGGCGGACGAGGTCGAGGCGAAGACGCGGTCGGTGTTCGGCGGGCTGGGGATCGTCGGGCGCTGGTAGGGGCGCGGGCGCGGGCGCGGCGGGCGTGCGCGTACGGGTGCGTACGCGTGTGCCGGGCGGGTGCGTACGCGTGTGCGCGGGCTGGTACGTGCGTGCGCGCAGGTGCACTCGGCGTGTCGAACGGGTGTTCGATCCGGTTGTCCACCGGATGTCGGACCCGGTTGACATCATCGAACACATGTTCGAATATGAGGGCATGCAGACGGCGGCGGCACTCCGGTCGCCCGGGTCCCCGCGGCAACCCCGGCGGGAGTCGACCGGGCCCGCCGGTGCTGCTCGCCCGAGCCGTGTCGACCACCTCGGGGATGCTCGTGCGGCGCTCGACCGCATCACCGCGCTGCGCTCCCGGGTCGCCGAGATGGAAGCCCCCCGGGTCGACGTGCAGGGCCTGCCCACCGCGTCGGCGCTGCAGCCCCTGCTGCCGGGCGGTGCGATCCGTGTCGGCGGTTCCTACGCCGTGCAGGAGTCGGTGCTGCTCGCGATGACCATGCTGCAGGCGGCCTCGGCCGAGGGGGCCTGGTGTGCCGTGGTGGGCGTGCCGTCCCTCGGGGTCGAGGCCGCGGCCGCGATGGGGATCGACCTCGAACGCCTCGTGCTCGTCCCCGACCCGGGTGACCAGTGGCTCACCGTGACCGCAGCGCTCGTCGACGTCGCGCAGGTCGTCCTCACCCGGCCGCTCGGGCGCGTGGTGCCCGGTGACGTCTCCCGGCTGGGTGCCCGGCTCCGCCAGCGCGGCGGGGCGCTCGTCGCGCTGGGGGCCTGGCCGGGCGCGGACGTCACGCTCCGGGTGACCGACTCGGTGTGGAGCGGCATCGGCGACGGACACGGACACCTGACCGAGCGTCGGGCCACCGTCACGGCCTCGGGACGCGCGGGGGCCGGACGTCCGGTCAGCGCCGACCTGCTCCTGCCGGCGGCGGACGGCGCGGTGCGTGCTGCCGATCCGCTGGCGGCGGCCGGGGCGTCCGACACGCGGGTGCTCCGCCCGGTGGCGGTGGCCTCGTGAGTCCGCGCGGCGGCGGGCGCACCCGGACGACCGGACCGCGCGTGGCGGTGCGGGGGAGCGGTGTGCCCGGACCCGCGACCGTCCGGGCCGACGCCGTCGCCCGCGGCGGGGCCCTGCCGGAGCCCCCGCCCACCCGGACGGTCGTGCTGTGGTGCCCGGACTGGCCGGTGATCGCCGCCGCACGGGCGGCGGGGACACCACCGGACCAGCCGTTCGCCCTGGTGGTGCACGGGCAGGTCTTCGCGAGCTCCGCCGCTGCTCGGCAGCAGGGGGTGGTCCGCGGGCTGCGGGTGCGCGAGGCGCAGGCACGCTGCCCGGAGCTCGTGGTGCAGCCGTACGACGACGCGCTCGACCACCGGGCGTTCGAACCGGTGATCCGCGCGATCGAGGCGGCCGTCCCCGGGGTCGAGGTCCTGCGACCAGGCACGGTGGCCCTGCGCTCCCGCGGCCCGGCGCGGTACTACGGCGGCGAACGTGCGGCGGCCGCGACGCTCGCGGGCATCGCGGCCGACCACGGGGCGCCCGGGGTGCGTGCCGGGGTCGCCGACACCCCGTTCGCCGCGGAGCAGGCCGCCCGGGCACGCCCGGTGCGCCCCGGCGAACGCGTGCGGATCGTGCCCGTCGGGGGATCCTCGGACTTCCTGGCCGACCTGCCGCTCGGGGTGCTCGGCGACCCCGACCTGGCGATGGTGCTCGGGCGGCTCGGCATCGCGACGCTCGGGGAGTTCGCGACACTCGGCGACGAGCAGGTGCGTGACCGGTTCGGGGTCGCCGGCGCTTTCCTGCACCGGCTCGCGGGCGGCCGCGACCCGCGCGAGGTCGCCTCGCGCGCGGTGCCCCCCGAGCTCCGGGTCGAGGCGTCGTTCGAACCGCCGCTCGACCGCGCCGACCAGGTCGCGTTCGCGTTCCGACGGTCGGCGGACGACTTCGCCGCGCGGCTGCGGTCCGCGGGGCTCGTGGCGACGACGATCCGGGTCGGCATCGTCGACGAGCGCGACCTGTTGCTCGAGCGGACCTGGGTGCACCCCCGCTGGTTCGACGCGGCCGACGTGGTCGACCGGGTGCGGTGGCAGCTCGCCGGCGGGGTCGACCCCTCGGGACTCGAGGCACCGGTGGTGCAGGTCGTGCTCGAACCGGTCGCGGTGGACGACGCCGCGAACCACGAGCGTGGGCTGTGGGGGACCGGTCCCGACGAACGCGTGCACCACGCCCTGGCCCGCGTGCAGGGGCTCGTCGGGCACGACGGGGTCGTCACACCGCGGATCGGCGGGGGCCGCACGCTGGCCGAGCGCGTCGTGCTCGTGCCGTGGGGCGACGCGCCGGCCGGGGGCGAGCGTGCCCTGGCGACCGTCCGTGACCGTCCCTGGCCCGGCAGGCTCCCGGGACCGCCACCGGCGACCGTGCTCGAACGACCGCGCCCGGTCGACGTCGTCACGGCGGACGGCGGCACCGTCGACGTGGACGACCGCGGGGCGCTGACCGGAGCCCCGGAGCGGTTCCGGGCCGACGGGGAGCGCGGCGGCGGCTTCGCGTCGGTGACGGCGTGGGCGGGACCGTGGCCGCTCGTCGTGCGCTGGTGGGAGTCGGGCGGTCGTCGACTGCACCGTCTGCAGCTCGTCGACGAGGGCGGCCGGGCGTGGTACCTGGTGCTCGCCGACCACCGCTGGTGGGCCGAGGCGGTCGCGACGTGACGGAAGGTACCTGATGGGCTACAGCAACCCACCCATCCCGTGGTCGCAGTTCGAGCGCGCGCTCTCCGACAAGCGCCCGGACGCGGCCCACGCCGGTGACGGCGGCGACAGCCCCGCGTGGTCGCGGAAGCGCTCCCGCTACGTCCCGCCACCGCCGCCGTCCGACGACGGCGACCCCGTCGTGCCGTACGCCGAGCTGCACGCGCACTCGACCTTCAGCTTCCTCGACGGTGCGAGCGGACCGGAGCACCTGGTCGAGGAAGCGGCGCGCCTGCACCTGCACGGGCTGGCGCTGACCGACCACGACGGGTTCTACGGTGCCGCCCGGATGGCCGAGGTGGCCGAGGCGTACCCGACCGTGTCGACGGTCTACGGCACCGAGCTGTCCCTCGGGCTGACCGGGCCGCAGAACGGCGTCCCCGACCCCGAGGGCACGCACCTGCTGCTGCTCGCGGACGGTCAGGACGGCTACCACCGGCTCGCCGGAGCCGTGACGCGCGCGCACCTGGCCGCCGGCGCCGAGAAGGGCCGGCCGCGGTACGACCTGGACGACCTCGCGGCGCAGGCGGACGGGCACTGGCGGGTCCTCACCGGCTGCCGCAAGGGGACGGTGCGGCAGGCCCTCGAACGTGGGGGCGAGTCCGCCGCGGACGAAGCCCTCCGGGCGCTGCTCGACCGGTTCGGCACCGCCGGGGTCGTCGTCGAGCTCACCGACCACGGCGATCCGCTCGACACGGCCCGGAACGACGTCCTGGCCGGGCTCGCAGCGCGGCACGCCCTGCGGGTCGTCGCGACCGGGAACGTGCACTACGCCACCCCCGACCAGTTCCCCGTGGCCACCGCCCTCGCCGCGGTGCGTGCACGGCGCAGCCTCGACGAGATCGACGGGTGGCTGCCGGCTGCCCCGACCGCGCACCTGCGCTCCGGCGCCGAGATGGCCAGGCGCTTCGCCCGGTACCCGGGAGCGGTCGCGACGAGCGTCGAGCTGGCGGACGAACTCGGCTTCCGACTGCGGACGGCGAAGCCCGGGCTGCCCGACGTCGAGGTCCCCGAGGGGCACACCACGATGACGTGGCTCCGGGAGCTCACCTGGCGCGGGGCCCGCCGGTTCTACCCGGGCAGCGCGGACGGCGTCGACCCCGTGAAGCGCGAGCGCATCGAACGCGAGCTCTCCGTGATCGCCGACAAGGACTTCCCGGGCTACTTCCTCATCGTCCGTGACATGGTGCAGTTCGCCCGCGAGCGGGGCATCCTGTGCCAAGGGCGCGGGTCGGCGGCGAACTCGGCGGTCTGCTACCTGCTCGAGATCACCGCGGTGGACTCGATCCGCTACGGGTTGCCGTTCGAACGGTTCCTGTCGGCGATGCGCGACGAGGAGCCGGACATCGACGTCGACTTCGACTCGGACCGCCGCGAGGAGGTCATCCAGTACGTCTACGACAAGTACGGCCGGTTCAACGCCGCGCAGGTCGCGAACGTGATCACCTACCGGCCGAAGGGCGCGGTCCGGGACATGGCGAAGGCCCTCGGGCACAGCCCCGGGCAGCAGGACGCCTGGTCGAAGCAGGTCGAGCGCTGGGGGTCGGTGACCGAGAGCCAGGACCACGACATCCCGGACACGGTCGTCGACATGGCGCAGCAGGTCCTCGGGTTCCCGCGGCACCTCGGCATCCACTCCGGGGGCATGGTGCTGACCGACCGTCCCGTGGGCGAGGTCGTGCCGATCGAGCACGCCCGGATGGACGGTCGCACGGTCCTGCAGTGGGACAAGGACGACTGCGCGTTCATGGGGCTCGTGAAGTTCGACATGCTCGGCCTCGGCATGCTCGCGGCCCTGCAGTACTCGTTCGACCTGGCGGCCGAGCACTGCGGGGAGCGGTGGGACATGCACTCCATCCCGAAGGAAGAGCAGGGCGTCTACGACCAGCTGTGCCGCGCGGACACGATCGGGGTGTTCCAGGTAGAGTCCCGGGCGCAGATGGGCACGCTGCCCCGGCTGCTGCCGCGGCGGTTCTACGACCTGGTGATCGAGGTCGCCCTCGTCCGACCGGGGCCGATCCAGGGCGGCGCGGTGCACCCGTACATCCGTCGACGGACCGGCGAGGAGCCCATCACCTACATCCACCCGTCGCTCGAACCCGTGCTCGAACGGACGCTCGGGGTGCCGCTCTTCCAGGAGCAGCTCATGCAGATGGCGATCGCGGTCGGCGGGTGCTCCGGCGACGACGCCGACCTGCTCCGTCGTGCGATGGGGTCGAAGCGGGGCCTCGAGAAGATCGAGCGACTGCGCGAGAAGCTCTACGCCGGGATGGCGGCGAACGACATCCACGGCGAGGACGCCGACGCCATCTACGCCAAGATCCAGGCGTTCGCGAACTTCGGGTTCGCCGAGAGCCACTCGATCAGCTTCGCCCTCATCGTGTACGCGAGCGCGTGGATGCGTCTGCACTACCCGGGGGCGTTCCTCGCCGCGCTGCTCCGCGCCCAGCCGATGGGGTTCTACTCGCCGCAGACCCTGGTGGCGGACGCCCGGCGCCACGGTGTGCAGGTGCTCCGACCCGACGTGCTGCGCTCCGGGGTCGACGCCACGCTCGAGGCGCTGGGCGACGCCTCCGGGGCGACCGGCGACGATGCGTGCACGGCGGAGGAGCAGCCGCCCGTGCTGCCGTTCGACCCGGCGACGCCCGACGACACCGCACGGCACCGTCGCGACGGCGCGTACGCGGTCCGGCTCGGGCTGGCCGAGGTCGCCTCGCTCGGCAGGCGGAGCGCCGAGACGATCGTCGCCGAGCGCACCGCGCACGGACCCTTCACGGACATGTCCGACCTGGCCCGGCGGGTCCGGCTGACGACCGCGCAGCTCGAGGCCCTGGCTGCCGCCGACGCGTTCGCGGGCCTGGGGATCGACCGGCGGAGCGGGATGTGGTCGGCCGCCCAGGCCGCGGCCGAGCGTCCCGACCAGCTCCCGGGCACGCAGGTCACGGTGCAGCCGCCGCTGTTCGGACAGATGACGAGCGGTGACGTGCTCAT
The Curtobacterium citreum genome window above contains:
- a CDS encoding aldose 1-epimerase family protein, which gives rise to MSNDAPLSGSALTITAAGYTAEIASVGASLRTLRYEGRDLVVPFDADEVRPAFRGAVLAPWPNRVVDGRYTFGGQEHELALTEPKRHHALHGLVAWTDFRTVSHEPDRAVLATTVAAQEGYPFRVEVLVAFHLDADGLHTTITGTNTGGAAAPWGTGPHPYLVGGAGRVDDWTLTLPAARVLEVTEDRLAPTGLADVHDAFDLRTPTPIGDRFIDHAFTDFDRDDAGTATIVLTAADGHGVRVAFGPECPWVQVHTADHVVPEYHRAGLAVEPMTCAPDAFNAGADAGLVVLEPGASHAASWTIAAV
- a CDS encoding error-prone DNA polymerase: MGYSNPPIPWSQFERALSDKRPDAAHAGDGGDSPAWSRKRSRYVPPPPPSDDGDPVVPYAELHAHSTFSFLDGASGPEHLVEEAARLHLHGLALTDHDGFYGAARMAEVAEAYPTVSTVYGTELSLGLTGPQNGVPDPEGTHLLLLADGQDGYHRLAGAVTRAHLAAGAEKGRPRYDLDDLAAQADGHWRVLTGCRKGTVRQALERGGESAADEALRALLDRFGTAGVVVELTDHGDPLDTARNDVLAGLAARHALRVVATGNVHYATPDQFPVATALAAVRARRSLDEIDGWLPAAPTAHLRSGAEMARRFARYPGAVATSVELADELGFRLRTAKPGLPDVEVPEGHTTMTWLRELTWRGARRFYPGSADGVDPVKRERIERELSVIADKDFPGYFLIVRDMVQFARERGILCQGRGSAANSAVCYLLEITAVDSIRYGLPFERFLSAMRDEEPDIDVDFDSDRREEVIQYVYDKYGRFNAAQVANVITYRPKGAVRDMAKALGHSPGQQDAWSKQVERWGSVTESQDHDIPDTVVDMAQQVLGFPRHLGIHSGGMVLTDRPVGEVVPIEHARMDGRTVLQWDKDDCAFMGLVKFDMLGLGMLAALQYSFDLAAEHCGERWDMHSIPKEEQGVYDQLCRADTIGVFQVESRAQMGTLPRLLPRRFYDLVIEVALVRPGPIQGGAVHPYIRRRTGEEPITYIHPSLEPVLERTLGVPLFQEQLMQMAIAVGGCSGDDADLLRRAMGSKRGLEKIERLREKLYAGMAANDIHGEDADAIYAKIQAFANFGFAESHSISFALIVYASAWMRLHYPGAFLAALLRAQPMGFYSPQTLVADARRHGVQVLRPDVLRSGVDATLEALGDASGATGDDACTAEEQPPVLPFDPATPDDTARHRRDGAYAVRLGLAEVASLGRRSAETIVAERTAHGPFTDMSDLARRVRLTTAQLEALAAADAFAGLGIDRRSGMWSAAQAAAERPDQLPGTQVTVQPPLFGQMTSGDVLIADMWSTGMTTDDHPVRHVRDRLVARGVLSVQDTATAETGRRVEVGGIVTHRQRPATASGITFMNVEDETGLVNVICSVGVWGRYRRVARESPAVVVRGILERSPDGVVNLVADRIEHLPLAVRTRSRDFQ
- a CDS encoding DNA polymerase Y family protein, which gives rise to MPGPATVRADAVARGGALPEPPPTRTVVLWCPDWPVIAAARAAGTPPDQPFALVVHGQVFASSAAARQQGVVRGLRVREAQARCPELVVQPYDDALDHRAFEPVIRAIEAAVPGVEVLRPGTVALRSRGPARYYGGERAAAATLAGIAADHGAPGVRAGVADTPFAAEQAARARPVRPGERVRIVPVGGSSDFLADLPLGVLGDPDLAMVLGRLGIATLGEFATLGDEQVRDRFGVAGAFLHRLAGGRDPREVASRAVPPELRVEASFEPPLDRADQVAFAFRRSADDFAARLRSAGLVATTIRVGIVDERDLLLERTWVHPRWFDAADVVDRVRWQLAGGVDPSGLEAPVVQVVLEPVAVDDAANHERGLWGTGPDERVHHALARVQGLVGHDGVVTPRIGGGRTLAERVVLVPWGDAPAGGERALATVRDRPWPGRLPGPPPATVLERPRPVDVVTADGGTVDVDDRGALTGAPERFRADGERGGGFASVTAWAGPWPLVVRWWESGGRRLHRLQLVDEGGRAWYLVLADHRWWAEAVAT
- a CDS encoding anthranilate synthase component I family protein produces the protein MDDRGGLTGARVVVRRLTDGTGAAPDLGAMCAATPADVVWLDSALPTGAPDTAHDRARWSVVACTDGPFATRFRHEDRLAHISVSPAAERWFDGTRTEDRPAFVVLADLLDRTPRLDAPVDGCGFALGWVGFLGHELGREVDGPDRTADGHADADLRFVDRAVVVDARGGTWALALVDPAEAAASAANRAWLDAVPVPVPTTAAGSADAATILPSGTATGRVPRAAYETAVEVCRAEIREGNAFQVCLTTAFAVGLEARVGSGTDPHLDEYLRLRAVDPVPFGAYLRLGPLRVASRSPERFLRIEATGRVVAEPIKGTRPRDPDPERDLAVRTGLAASAKDRAENVMIVDLLRNDLLRSARPGSVRVERLCDVETYASVHQLVSTVTAVLPDGTSRAEVVRAAFPPGSMTGAPKPSASAIADRLEGAPRGVYSGAIGYFSADGSVDLSVAIRTLVTVLDDAGAVRTRTFGAGGAVTWSSVAADEADEVEAKTRSVFGGLGIVGRW